From a single Campylobacter concisus genomic region:
- the cysS gene encoding cysteine--tRNA ligase, with product MRIFDTSKREKVEFSPIKEGEVSVYLCGPTVYDDAHLGHAKSAVSFDLLRRVLKALGYKVKFARNYTDIDDKILNKMAQTGQSLEEITNKYIAHYESDMGALNVLDPDFKPKATQCLEAIISYIEVLMDRGVAYKTSDGIYFDTSKDSGYFSISGKDNNTDLIARVASFSEKRDEKDFVLWKFDEKWYESPFGKGRPGWHTECVAMIREFLSDKENDKFEIDIHAGGIDLLFPHHENEASQCRCAYHKNLSKYWMHNGFIKVNNEKMSKSLNNSFFVKDAIKNVHGEVLRYYLLTSHYRAHFNYSDEDLVASKKRLDKIYRLKKRVDGVQAGPANESFKSELLEALSDDLNASKALASVDEFVKTANERLDNSPKDKAYKAEVVANLELISEILGIASTNYVEYFQFGVSNEQKEQIKRLLDERGVAKKERNFARADEIRDELEKMNISIMDTPNGAVWERNNE from the coding sequence ATGCGAATTTTTGATACTTCTAAAAGAGAAAAGGTTGAGTTTAGCCCTATTAAAGAAGGCGAGGTCAGCGTCTATCTGTGCGGCCCAACGGTCTATGACGACGCACATTTGGGACATGCAAAGTCAGCCGTTAGCTTTGATCTTTTAAGAAGGGTCTTAAAAGCGCTTGGCTACAAGGTCAAATTTGCAAGAAATTACACCGACATCGACGATAAAATTTTAAACAAGATGGCGCAAACTGGCCAAAGCCTAGAGGAGATCACAAACAAATATATAGCGCACTACGAGAGCGACATGGGTGCTTTAAACGTGCTTGATCCAGACTTTAAGCCAAAGGCTACGCAGTGCTTGGAGGCGATCATTAGCTACATCGAGGTGCTTATGGATAGAGGTGTGGCGTATAAAACCAGCGATGGAATTTACTTTGATACGAGCAAGGATAGTGGATATTTTAGCATTAGCGGCAAGGATAATAACACCGATCTAATCGCACGAGTGGCAAGTTTTAGCGAGAAAAGAGATGAAAAAGACTTTGTGCTTTGGAAATTTGACGAAAAATGGTATGAGAGCCCATTTGGCAAGGGTCGCCCTGGCTGGCACACTGAGTGCGTAGCGATGATAAGGGAGTTTTTAAGCGATAAAGAAAATGATAAATTTGAGATCGACATCCACGCTGGCGGCATCGACCTACTCTTTCCACACCACGAAAACGAGGCAAGTCAGTGCAGATGTGCCTATCACAAAAATTTAAGCAAATACTGGATGCACAATGGCTTTATAAAGGTAAATAACGAAAAGATGAGTAAGAGCCTAAATAATAGCTTTTTTGTAAAGGACGCCATAAAAAACGTTCATGGCGAAGTGCTTAGATATTATTTGCTTACGAGCCATTATAGGGCTCATTTTAACTATTCAGATGAAGATCTAGTGGCTTCAAAAAAGAGACTTGATAAAATTTACCGCCTCAAAAAAAGGGTCGATGGCGTGCAAGCAGGACCAGCAAATGAGAGCTTTAAAAGCGAGCTACTTGAGGCACTAAGCGATGATCTAAACGCCTCAAAGGCGCTTGCAAGTGTTGATGAGTTTGTAAAAACAGCAAACGAAAGGCTTGATAATAGCCCAAAAGATAAAGCCTACAAGGCTGAAGTGGTGGCAAATTTGGAGCTTATAAGTGAAATTTTGGGCATTGCTAGCACAAATTATGTTGAGTATTTTCAGTTTGGTGTAAGCAACGAGCAAAAGGAGCAAATTAAAAGGCTTCTTGATGAGCGCGGGGTAGCTAAAAAAGAGAGAAATTTTGCAAGAGCTGATGAGATAAGAGATGAGCTAGAAAAGATGAATATCTCTATCATGGATACGCCAAATGGCGCAGTTTGGGAGAGAAATAATGAATAA
- a CDS encoding flagellar assembly protein A, producing the protein MSEIVQENERFLPPTQIQTSTPYISLKELSKQYSVPVEFIDFKILDILTYYKNKDNEEPVFVPEENLDFFDDNAFYLDETLEIEQVYDVEFFDIRLNAVPKLPKIEIGVNSTVTKVVAKVKATKDCEYEQHYEDKLFEYIAKQLMKAQILIGIRIGKLKDELKQIASVVHVKGELDKDYILNITQGINPKKATDAKILYYYKDKLDAIKEEDKIDYADRGFVFGVAQDEVIMEEKKSHEGQNGRDARGKLLAVEKPKEDTGKEISISENIERVENDDSIIYIAKKSGYVVEKNGSFDIEERIEINEANFKTTGSIQAGTDTNVTLVVRETDTIKDAIGTGIIVEADEIEVKGNVGANAMVKANEVIIGGQTHQKAKIYAKNAKISIHIGKVEAENVEIDRLEGGNVVAKRVKINSVVGGSITAQNIQINTLGSNCTITASHLIDVRYLRGTDNKFIIDTSKMPESAEATQEQLNKIEYTKAELASLLKNIETKKNVINENKDSIYTIKAKVEELSKAKVIPPVTFMKKLKEYQGLVNEYNTLLKIFKDKKELLATLKDELEIMQNGIFSAKVINRGNWVELNEIRFVIVDPPQNVTYISKQNETAHAITLEKIGDGDEAEYKIKKSNKLEDYTDTNF; encoded by the coding sequence TTGAGCGAGATCGTGCAAGAAAACGAGAGATTTTTACCGCCAACGCAAATTCAAACTTCAACACCTTATATATCGCTTAAAGAACTAAGCAAGCAATACAGCGTACCGGTAGAATTTATAGATTTTAAAATTTTAGATATTTTGACTTATTATAAAAATAAAGATAATGAAGAGCCAGTTTTTGTCCCTGAAGAAAATTTAGACTTTTTTGATGATAATGCATTTTATCTTGACGAGACACTAGAGATCGAGCAAGTCTATGACGTGGAATTTTTTGATATTAGGCTAAATGCTGTTCCAAAGCTTCCAAAGATAGAAATCGGTGTAAATTCAACGGTTACAAAAGTAGTCGCAAAGGTAAAAGCTACAAAAGATTGTGAATACGAACAGCATTACGAAGATAAACTTTTTGAATACATCGCCAAACAGCTTATGAAAGCTCAAATTTTAATAGGTATAAGGATCGGCAAACTAAAAGATGAGTTAAAACAAATCGCCTCAGTTGTGCATGTAAAGGGCGAACTTGATAAAGACTACATACTAAACATAACACAAGGTATAAATCCAAAAAAAGCTACCGATGCAAAGATACTTTACTACTACAAAGATAAACTTGATGCGATAAAAGAAGAAGATAAGATTGATTATGCTGATAGAGGTTTTGTTTTTGGCGTGGCACAAGATGAAGTGATAATGGAAGAGAAAAAGTCTCACGAAGGGCAAAATGGCCGTGATGCGAGAGGTAAATTATTAGCAGTAGAAAAGCCAAAAGAAGATACTGGCAAAGAGATAAGTATAAGCGAAAATATAGAGAGAGTAGAAAATGACGATAGCATAATATATATCGCTAAAAAATCAGGATATGTAGTTGAGAAAAATGGCTCATTTGACATCGAAGAGCGTATAGAGATAAATGAAGCAAATTTTAAAACAACTGGCTCTATTCAAGCAGGTACTGATACAAATGTGACTTTGGTAGTTAGGGAAACTGATACTATAAAAGACGCCATCGGCACTGGCATCATCGTAGAGGCTGACGAGATAGAGGTAAAAGGAAATGTCGGTGCAAATGCGATGGTTAAAGCAAATGAAGTAATAATCGGCGGTCAAACACATCAAAAGGCTAAAATTTATGCAAAGAATGCAAAAATTTCTATCCACATCGGTAAGGTTGAAGCTGAAAATGTCGAGATAGATAGACTAGAAGGCGGAAATGTCGTAGCAAAAAGAGTTAAGATAAATAGCGTCGTTGGTGGTTCTATAACTGCTCAAAATATCCAAATAAACACGCTTGGCTCAAACTGCACTATCACAGCTTCACACTTAATAGACGTAAGATATCTAAGAGGCACTGACAATAAATTTATAATCGATACTAGCAAAATGCCTGAGAGTGCTGAGGCTACGCAAGAGCAATTAAATAAGATCGAATATACAAAAGCAGAGCTTGCCTCACTTCTAAAAAATATTGAAACAAAGAAAAATGTCATAAATGAAAATAAAGATTCGATTTATACCATAAAAGCAAAGGTAGAAGAGCTCTCAAAAGCTAAAGTGATACCGCCAGTTACCTTTATGAAAAAGCTAAAAGAGTATCAAGGTCTAGTCAATGAATACAACACTTTGCTAAAAATTTTTAAAGATAAAAAAGAGTTGCTAGCTACTCTAAAAGATGAGCTTGAGATCATGCAAAATGGAATATTTTCTGCAAAAGTGATAAATAGAGGCAACTGGGTTGAATTAAATGAGATTAGATTTGTTATCGTTGATCCTCCACAAAATGTCACTTATATCTCAAAGCAAAATGAAACCGCTCATGCTATTACTTTGGAGAAGATCGGCGATGGCGATGAGGCTGAGTATAAGATCAAAAAGTCAAATAAATTAGAAGACTACACAGATACAAATTTTTAA
- the murJ gene encoding murein biosynthesis integral membrane protein MurJ has protein sequence MFIKGFFSNSVGIMTSRILGLIRDLLTASILGAGIFSDLFFIAFKIPNLFRRIFGEGAFTQAFLPNFANSKKKAVFQAEIFIKFLLFIGILTLLVNLFTPYFIKIIASGLSEQNVTDAVPLVRINFYYLALVYIVTFMGALLQYKGHFATTAFSTALLNLAMIASLLLARGKSESVVALYLSFGVVAGGILQVLVHLIAMKFNALNKIFWGGLSGYFKGKRAQSKGFFINFYHGLLGSSAMQISAFMDTWLASFLVSGSISYLFYANRIFQLPLAIFAIALSQALFPKITRLLKQKDEANALVWTKKSFYLLLCALLAATITGVVMSEFIIWLLFERGNFVRANTIECAKVLSAYLMGLTPFGLAKIFSLWLYANMKQKEAAKISIICLVINLILAVILMQKFGAAGLAFASSLGGFLQLILYIKAFGAKRFLAIIEPKFIAAIAILAVLLYFGLTFLKDIFNANF, from the coding sequence ATGTTTATAAAAGGCTTTTTCTCAAACTCAGTTGGCATCATGACTTCAAGGATTTTAGGACTTATAAGAGATCTTTTAACGGCTTCTATCCTTGGTGCTGGCATATTTAGCGACCTCTTTTTTATAGCATTTAAGATACCAAATTTATTTCGCCGCATCTTTGGCGAGGGGGCTTTTACACAGGCGTTTTTGCCAAATTTTGCAAATAGTAAGAAAAAAGCGGTCTTTCAAGCTGAAATTTTTATCAAATTTCTACTTTTTATAGGCATTTTGACGCTTCTTGTAAATTTATTTACGCCCTACTTTATAAAAATAATCGCAAGCGGTTTAAGCGAGCAAAACGTAACCGATGCAGTGCCGCTCGTGCGCATAAATTTCTACTATCTGGCCCTTGTTTATATCGTCACTTTCATGGGTGCGCTGCTTCAGTATAAAGGGCACTTTGCCACGACTGCATTTTCTACTGCGCTACTAAATTTAGCCATGATCGCTTCACTACTATTAGCTCGTGGCAAGAGCGAGAGCGTGGTCGCACTTTATCTTAGCTTTGGCGTCGTTGCAGGCGGCATTTTGCAGGTTTTAGTGCATCTAATCGCTATGAAATTTAACGCCTTAAATAAAATTTTCTGGGGCGGTTTAAGCGGATATTTTAAGGGCAAAAGAGCGCAGAGCAAAGGGTTTTTTATAAATTTTTACCACGGCTTACTTGGCTCAAGTGCAATGCAGATAAGCGCATTTATGGACACTTGGCTAGCTAGCTTTTTGGTAAGTGGCTCGATAAGCTACCTCTTTTATGCAAATAGAATTTTTCAGCTCCCACTTGCCATCTTTGCGATAGCGCTCTCACAAGCACTCTTTCCAAAGATCACTAGGCTTTTAAAGCAAAAAGACGAAGCAAATGCTCTAGTTTGGACGAAAAAGAGCTTTTACTTGCTACTTTGCGCCCTGCTAGCAGCTACGATCACAGGCGTAGTGATGAGCGAATTTATCATCTGGCTCTTGTTTGAGAGAGGGAATTTTGTAAGGGCAAACACCATTGAATGCGCCAAGGTGCTAAGCGCCTATTTAATGGGGCTTACGCCATTTGGACTGGCTAAAATTTTCTCACTTTGGCTTTATGCAAATATGAAGCAAAAAGAGGCGGCCAAAATTTCTATCATCTGCCTTGTGATAAATTTGATCCTAGCTGTCATTTTGATGCAGAAATTTGGAGCTGCTGGCCTTGCATTTGCAAGCTCGCTCGGGGGATTTTTACAGCTTATTTTATACATTAAAGCCTTTGGAGCTAAGCGATTTTTAGCTATAATCGAGCCTAAATTTATAGCCGCCATCGCTATTTTGGCGGTTTTGCTCTATTTTGGTTTAACATTTTTAAAGGATATATTTAATGCGAATTTTTGA